The Salicibibacter halophilus DNA window TGGAGCATCAGGCGTATTGCTTATGTCACGGGAAAAAGCCGAGCAAACAGACTTAAAGCCTCGCGCCCGTGTGATTGCTCGCGCGGTTGTCGGCGAGGATCCGGTTATCATGTTAACGGGCATTATCCCTGCTACGCGAAAAGTGCTGAAGCGTGCTGGCTTGACATTGGATGATATGGACGCCATTGAGGTCAATGAAGCGTTTGCTTCGGTCGTAAAGGCTTGGGAGCGCGAATTTGAACCGGATATGAGCAAGGTGAATCCACGTGGTGGCGCGATTGCGCTCGGACACCCACTGGGCGCGAGCGGTACAAAACTAACGGCATCATTGCTTCATTATTTGGAAGATACCGGAGGAAAATATGGATTGCAAGTCATGTGTATCGGGTTTGGCATGGCAACGGCAACCATCATTGAGCGTTTATAAAAAAGGAGGACATATCAAAATGGCTCAAAGCACCGCAAAAGTTTTCCAGATGATTGACGCAGCTTTGAAATCAGACCCGGCAGCAACGGAAGATGCGGAAGGTGTGTACCAATTCAATCTTACCGGAGATGATGGCGGTACCTATCAAATGATCATTGAAAGTGAAGGCGCCCGTGCTGTAGATGGAGAGGAAAAAGAACCGGATTGTACCCTCGAGATTTCAGCAGAAGATTATAAGGATATGGTAGCGGGGAAACTCAATCCGACCGAAGCTTTTATGGGTGGGCAACTTACCATAGACGGCGATATGGGCATGGCGATG harbors:
- a CDS encoding SCP2 sterol-binding domain-containing protein produces the protein MAQSTAKVFQMIDAALKSDPAATEDAEGVYQFNLTGDDGGTYQMIIESEGARAVDGEEKEPDCTLEISAEDYKDMVAGKLNPTEAFMGGQLTIDGDMGMAMKLQTVLNSFNF